From Triticum aestivum cultivar Chinese Spring chromosome 7B, IWGSC CS RefSeq v2.1, whole genome shotgun sequence:
aaatgcacgttaactggcgcctatggcgccaaataggaaatggcTAATCTTGCTCCAGGAGGGAGCGCACACCAAACCACAAGTTCAATGGGCCTCAATTGGTGTTGTACATGTTTCAGCCCAACAATGTTGAAGGTAGCTTACcgttctaagagcatctccactcgcgcTCCCCCCCCCCTCAGGCCGTTTTTTTATGCCAGCGCTAAAAAACGGCACAGTCGCGTCCCGAGGAGCCCAAATTTCATCGGTTAGGGccaaaattggcgccggcggactcAGTCCGAACCCAACGCGATAGGGGCCGAGCGAGGGCGTCGGGCGAAAGAAAAAACACGCCAAAACCCTCCCGTGCCGGATTTCCACCCGTGGGCCCGCTGAGTCAGCGGCTGCGTCGTCGTCCTTAGCGCCCCGCCTTGGCTCCCGCGCGAATCAATGTGAATGCTGCTACCGGTCAGCGTTCCATTgatcacgggcggcgcagtgaggGAGCGCCGCCGCACGGCCCACACCCTCCCTCCATGCGCCCACACtgctgccgccacctcgccgctaTAAATACCACACATCATCATAGCTGGCCGCAGACCCATCTCGCGCGGATCCGGGCAGCAACCGAGGTACGCCCCCGACAGCCACGGGCTGTGGACTGCGTACTTCCAGCGCCGCCACGCCGACCAGTTCGCGTCCACGAACGGCGCACCGGCGCCACGGGGGCGCCACAACTCCGACAGCCACCGGCAGTGGTGGGGCATCCCCGGACGCATGCTTCACGGCGTTCTCGAGTACAAATATCAATAAAACCGCCTGAATTTCGCCCAAATTGTGTCATTTTGTACGAAATTTGGCCGAACTTGTATTTCAAGAAACGACGTCTGGGGCCAACTTGGGGCGGCGGTTGGGAACCCGATCACCCCCACGGTGAAAATAGCGCGGCTAGCCCCAGGAGGCGATATTTCAGTCCCTGGGgcgccgaacggctggagatgctctaagtcatTGTAGCAGTAGTGAAGGAGTGCTGTTATTTGACATACCTGTAGCTCAAATAGACGACCCGACGCTTGAAGCGAAGCGCAAATGGGCTGACCCATGCTCATGAGCTCATTTAAGCGGGTTTCCTTCTTTTTATTCTTTGCAATTTCTATGGCATTTTTTCTTGAAAAGCAATTGGTGGAATTTTTATGGAGCTAAAAGCATTAAAAAACAATATAGAAAAATATATTAGAAAAACTGGTTAGTTTGTTAGAAAAAAGTTCACCACATATCAAGAAAAGGTAACCATACATTAAGAAAGTTCACCGTATGTAAAAAAGATCACTGTATAAGATATAAAATGTTTAGTGTGTATTTATAAAAGTTCATCGTGTATTAAAAAATAAATTTACCATATACTAAATAAATGTTCAGTTTTTATTTTAACAATGTTCACCATATATTAGAAAAATAAAATTGCAGATATATACAAAAAATAGGAATACTAAAATGTTTAGCTTGTATTTTAACAATGTTCACCATATTACAAAAATAGAagtgcaaaaagaaaagaaaactccccacaaataaagaaaagaaaagaaaactaggaAAAAgttaagaaaaacaaagaaagaagaaaataaccgtaaaataaaaaaataaataattaataagaataataaaataaaaactaaaaacgGTAAACAGATGAAAAACCAGAAAGAAAAAGCACCAACAGAAAAACAAAAAAGTAACAACAGCAAACCAAATAATATATGCTCTAGTCAAATTGGATCCACCTTCTATCCGCAAAAACCATATGTTATACTGTATGTGGTAAGCAACACAAATttgatatatactccctctgtaccgtAATATATGTCGTTGGAGTAGCCAAAGTTTAGCTACTCCAGCGAtggtacagagggagtataagaAACTTTTCATCGGCATAAACTAATTGGATCCACCGTAGTGAAGGGGCATCCCGGCTAGGATCAGGAATGACACGGCGACAATGGTGTTGCGTCTTGTACGTTGTAACTATGTTCCTTAGAGCATCTTGAACAACCTTTCTATATTTACACTATCTTACTATTTTAGCAATCTTGGGCAAAAAATAGCGCCGGCTAGCCCCAAGAGAAGATATTTTAGTCCCTAGAGGCGCcgaacggctagagatgctctaagtcaTTGTAGCAGTAGTGAAGGAGTGCTGCTATTTGACATACGTGTACCTCAAATAGGCGACCTGACGCCTGAAGCGAGGCACAAATGGGCTGACCCATGCTCACGAGCTCATTTGAGCGGGGTTCCTTCTTTTTATTCTTTGCAATATCTATGGCATTTTTTCCTGAGATGTAATTGGTGGAATTTTTATAAAGCTAAAAACATTAAAACCAATATAGAAAAATATATTAGAAAAACTGGTTAGTttgttagaaaaatgttcaccatatatcAAGAAAAGTTAACCATACATTAAGAAAGTTCACCGTATGTAAAAAAGATCACTGTATAAGAAATAAAATGTTTAGTGTGTATTTATAAAAGTTCATCGCGTATTAAAAATAAATTTACCATATACTAAATAAATGTTCAGTTTTTATTTTAACAATGTTCACCATATATTATATAGAAACATAAAACTGCATAAATATACGAAAACTAGGAATACTAAAATGTTTAGCTTGCATTTTAACAATGTTCACCATATTTATTACAAAATTAGAAgtgcaaacagaaaataaaactagGAAAAAGTTAAGAAAaacaaacaaagaagaaaagaagcataaaataaaagaaagaaataatTAAGAATAATAAAATAATATCCAAAAACGGAAAACAGACGAAAACCCAGAAAGAAAAAGCACCAACAGAAAAACAAAAAAGTAGCCACAGCAAACCAAACAACATACACGCGCGGAGCCGCGTACTAGGCAGGCCCTCGCTTGCGGGTGTATGCTCTAGTCAAATTGCATCCACCTTCTATCCCCAAAAACCACATGTTATATGTGGTAAGCAACACAAACTTGATATATATAAGAAAATTTTCATCCGCAGAAACTATTTGGATCCACCGTAGTGAAGGGACATCCCGACTAGGATCAGGAATGGCACGGCGACGGTGGTGTTGCGTCTTGTAAGTTGTAACTATGTTCCTTAGAGCATCTTGAACAACCTTTCTATATTTGCACTATCTTACTATTTTAGCAACCTTGGGAAAAAACCCTCCTCCAACAGCGTTTGTATAAGTGGTCTCTCACCAATTTTCTTTTACAAAGCTTGCTAAATCTGCCATCACACTTTGCATATTTGCAAACCCAAAGAGCACTTGCtaaattttggcaaggctttgtaAAAGTGGCCCCCTTCATATTTTTGTCTCAATGACTAGTGGGCCGTGTGTGATGTGTACATGTATGTGTGTGCTACATGTGTGCATCGTGTGTGCGTGTATGTGTATGATGCGTGTGTGTGTACATGCGTGTGTAGGTGTACGCGTGTGTACATAGACATGTGTGTGTTCGTGTACGCATGTGGGCTGTGTATGTGTCTGTGTACGTGTCTGTGTACGTGTACACGTGTGTGCTGCGTGTGTGTACTACGCATGTGTGCTGCGTGGGTGTATGCGTACGCGTGTGCACACAGGTGGACGAGTTGTGCTAGTATATCTGTGATGTGTCTATGACAAACTGTTCTCACATGACAAGCTATTTCAGATGACCAACAAAAATCTACAAATCTGAGTCAATCGAGGATTACATCCAACAGGAATATACTAGTCGCAGAACTATGCATGCAATTTACAAAATGCAAGAACAACGATGAAACTACAAACAAACAGCATGTATGCAATCCATGCTCCCTTGGTCTTCGACCAGTCGCCGTAGACATCTAGTGGAATGTAACATGGGCGAAAGGCTCTCAACTCCTCACCATGGGTGTGGTCGGAGGAATTGTTGAGCTGCCAGCGGATCCCGGCGGCGCTCTGCTGGTCGATGCTCCGCAGCAGGTTGTCCTTGAAGATCGCGTACCGGCGCTCCTCCTCGCGGATGGAGTCGTAGCTCCTCCCGTACTTGGCCTTCACTCCACGAAGATCCGCCGCGTCTCCTCCTCGCTCTTGTCCCGTATCTggatgtccgccgccgccgccagcgacaccaacagcagtagcagcgatACCGCGGCCATGAGAGCCGTGGAGCTCCTCATCACCAGGCCAAGGACGATGGGaaggtgtgtgtggggggggggggggggggggggggggggagtggatcAGATCTGTGGAAGGTGGGGATGGAAGTGAGGAAGAGATGTGAGGGGAAGAACGATCAGCGGCGCCATCGTGCAATCAATGCCTTCCATAAATTGAACATATAAACCTTGCTGTGCAACCCGCCATTCTAGAGCCCCCGCGTGCGTGATGCTCGTTCGGCCGCTCAATTCGTTTCCTGTAGCTCACTTTTGGCTTCTGGTGTGTGGTGGGCCGTCGGTTTTTTTTCACGTCCATAACTGCTTCGAGAGTGGATGACGAGTGGGGCTCGTCGCGTGTGGGGTCAAGAAAATAGCGTGGCGTTCGTCCAATTCTGTGTAAGAAAAGCATCAGACCCTAGACCGACAAGGGGTAAAAAGAAAAAAGCAACgcagcctcctctcctctcctcgctcgcctcctcctctccccccacgCCGCCCCTCCTCTCTCCCTGCTCGTCTCCTCTTCCCTCGATGCCGGCCCCCTTGTTTGCTTGCCTCTCCGACCCGGGCTCTGGCTCTAGCCCTGATGGCAGCACACCATCACCCCCTCTGCTCAAGAGATCCAGACACCCCAGCCCGTCCGTACAAAACCAGAACCGCGGCTCCATACCTCGccgcctctcctccttttcctcctctctctcccgctcCGCCGTCCTGCCCCCATCCACCCGTGCTCGACCCCGACCCTGGATCCCATCCCGCCGGATCCGAGGCGTCTGGGCGTGGAGGCGAGCTTCTCCGACGGCAGCGATGACCACCATCCAGGCCCCCTTGCTCACGGAGGAGAGGCTACGACCGAGGGGATGCAGAGGAGGAGCGGGCCTCGCGGAGGAGGGGCCGCAGCTGCGGGAGCTCTCCACGGAGGAGGATTCTGTGGTGGTGGAGCAGAGCGTGCGGTGGAGCGGAAGTAGCAGTGGAGGCTGGAAGAGCGCGACGTGGCATCAGGTGGCTGCAGTGGCCGAAGGGGCGATGCGGCGTTGCTGCCTCTACCTCCATCCTGACCCTTTTACTCGTGCACAGGTACCAAGTCGTCTCTCTCTCTTGATTTGATCCCCATAAATTCTCATCTTCACCTATGTGGATTCTGTTTATCTATGCCTGCAATGTGTTTGAAAAAATCCAAGCAGTATGAGGAGAAGATTTTGTGGTTGATTTAGTTTTTAGGATCTGCCGCCCCCTTTTTTCATTTTTGCAACACACAACCTGTTTCATGATGAGACCCATCAATTATCTTTTCATATTTTGACAGTACTATATTGTTTACTTTGTGGAACTTTAGTTACCTGTAAGATGCAATCCACACCTTGAAATATTTGGTGTTTCTGGGTGCTCTGTCGTTGACCATAAAATCATGAAAGTTTGTTAATAACTTAGAAGGATATGCTTCCAGCAATGTGTTTCACGCATATTATGTATTATTAGTGTGTGGACAATATTTTTCACAGGCTATACTTGCAAGTGCATTTGCTCGTAAGGACCATTCGAAGGCCAAGGCCACAGCTTACCACGTACCGCAGGTATGGTTCCTTTTTTCTA
This genomic window contains:
- the LOC123159649 gene encoding uncharacterized protein, coding for MPAPLFACLSDPGSGSSPDGSTPSPPLLKRSRHPSPSVQNQNRGSIPRRLSSFSSSLSRSAVLPPSTRARPRPWIPSRRIRGVWAWRRASPTAAMTTIQAPLLTEERLRPRGCRGGAGLAEEGPQLRELSTEEDSVVVEQSVRWSGSSSGGWKSATWHQVAAVAEGAMRRCCLYLHPDPFTRAQAILASAFARKDHSKAKATAYHVPQLGLILGLLLGLLLGVGLHTGSRLFTEDRGVLHHIYMATPILVAVVSIACMVTLASYSDFIGIWIALSIYMCLRMFAGLWRIGTASGPWAFLRS